A genomic window from Solanum dulcamara chromosome 11, daSolDulc1.2, whole genome shotgun sequence includes:
- the LOC129873680 gene encoding RING-H2 finger protein ATL80-like — protein MSRPVLRFLLSTASSSAPPAKSTTADPPSLASVEPDYVIIIAALLCALICIIGLISVARCAWLRRAGGATGGQSAQANKGVKKKVLQSLPKFRFDPSSTSTDSEEECAICLAEYTRGDEIKVLPQCGHGFHVQCIDTWLGSHSSCPSCRQILQTGRCQRCGEFSGNSNSGAQIQGRNCPT, from the coding sequence atgtcGCGTCCCGTACTTAGATTTCTGTTAAGCACCGCCTCATCTTCCGCACCGCCGGCCAAATCCACCACGGCGGATCCTCCGTCGCTTGCGTCGGTGGAGCCCGACTACGTCATTATCATAGCAGCCCTGCTCTGTGCACTGATATGTATCATCGGACTGATCTCGGTAGCTCGGTGCGCTTGGCTCCGACGCGCCGGAGGAGCTACCGGAGGTCAGTCGGCGCAGGCGAACAAAGGAGTAAAGAAGAAAGTGTTGCAGTCGCTGCCGAAGTTCAGATTTGACCCTTCTTCAACTAGTACTGACTCGGAGGAGGAGTGCGCCATATGTCTGGCGGAGTACACCAGAGGAGATGAGATTAAGGTTTTGCCTCAGTGTGGCCATGGGTTTCATGTTCAGTGTATTGACACGTGGCTTGGTTCACACTCGTCATGCCCATCTTGCCGTCAGATTCTCCAAACTGGTCGGTGCCAGAGGTGCGGCGAATTCTCAGGCAATTCCAACTCCGGTGCTCAAATTCAGGGACGGAACTGCCCTACCTAA